A window of the Dyadobacter pollutisoli genome harbors these coding sequences:
- a CDS encoding HAD family hydrolase has product MDKDLAIFDFDGTITSKDTFLYFLKYTHPGLRGMVNVLRVTPQLVAYGLGFISNETAKKHLFSSFYKGMSADHFNAQAGSFVSHIDSFVKSKAMERINWHRQQGHRVLVVSAGFDNILIHWCKKENIELIATGVEIESGLLTGNFGSKNCYGIEKLNRIKAFLDPSDYGNIYVYGDSRGDLEMMQIATHPNHDKRIFT; this is encoded by the coding sequence ATGGACAAAGATCTGGCAATATTTGATTTCGACGGGACCATTACTTCCAAAGATACTTTCCTTTATTTTCTCAAATACACGCATCCTGGCCTACGGGGAATGGTCAACGTTCTTCGGGTGACGCCGCAGCTGGTAGCGTACGGATTGGGTTTCATTTCTAATGAAACAGCCAAGAAGCATCTTTTCAGTTCTTTTTATAAAGGAATGTCCGCCGATCATTTCAATGCGCAGGCGGGCAGTTTTGTGAGCCATATCGACTCATTTGTCAAAAGCAAAGCGATGGAAAGGATTAACTGGCACCGTCAGCAAGGTCATCGGGTGTTAGTAGTTTCCGCTGGCTTCGATAATATTTTGATCCATTGGTGCAAAAAAGAAAACATCGAACTCATTGCCACCGGTGTAGAAATAGAATCCGGCTTGCTGACGGGGAATTTTGGCAGTAAAAATTGTTACGGCATTGAAAAGCTCAACCGCATCAAAGCGTTTCTCGACCCTTCTGATTATGGCAACATATATGTCTACGGTGATTCGAGGGGCGATCTGGAAATGATGCAGATCGCCACCCACCCGAATCACGACAAACGGATTTTTACATAA
- a CDS encoding RNA polymerase sigma factor produces the protein MNLFRSKKYSSLPDLVLACQRQEPSAQTAFYDRYKSKLLGVCVRYAKTKAEAEDIFQEGFIKVFKSLNEVRDLGAIDSWVKSVVIRTAINYYNRTTKEQQLHSSLDNVQYEQESDDYAKIIDQLNVEVLLNMISQLPDGYRMIINLHLIDGYTHSEIAQMLSISDGTSRSQYLRGRNLLMKKLQEKGITQYEIS, from the coding sequence ATGAACCTTTTCCGCAGTAAAAAATACAGTTCGCTACCCGATCTGGTCCTTGCTTGTCAAAGGCAGGAGCCCAGTGCGCAGACTGCTTTTTACGACCGGTACAAATCTAAACTCCTGGGGGTATGCGTGCGATACGCGAAGACGAAGGCAGAGGCGGAAGATATTTTCCAGGAAGGTTTTATCAAAGTTTTCAAAAGTCTCAACGAAGTACGGGATCTTGGTGCGATCGACAGCTGGGTGAAATCGGTGGTGATCAGGACGGCGATTAACTATTACAACCGTACTACCAAAGAGCAGCAACTGCATTCGTCGCTCGACAACGTGCAGTATGAACAGGAGTCGGACGACTATGCAAAAATAATTGACCAGCTGAACGTGGAGGTTTTGCTGAATATGATCAGCCAATTACCCGATGGGTACCGGATGATCATCAATTTACATCTCATTGATGGCTATACACATAGTGAGATCGCGCAAATGCTTTCCATTTCGGATGGTACTTCACGATCGCAGTATTTAAGAGGAAGAAATTTACTAATGAAAAAATTACAGGAAAAAGGTATTACGCAATATGAAATCTCCTGA
- a CDS encoding mechanosensitive ion channel family protein, with product MKPDQFYNKAYTWILNTGPAFLLGIVVLVTGFWLIKVVSRWLTKQMYRKDIDPSLTPFLLSLSVTALRVLLIISVMQIVGIQMTVFAALIGAIGVAAGLALSGTLQNFTSGILILILKPFHVGDNIVAQGQEGTVTAIRIFYTIVTTYDNRTVVIPNSKLSNEVIINISGSGNRRLDVELKFGNAIEFNTVRTTINNVLDHAQNALKLPERRIGISSIEPDGYKVMVNVWLDSHGYIDTKMEIQEKIMESLKSSGLKLPGM from the coding sequence ATGAAACCTGACCAATTTTATAACAAGGCTTATACGTGGATCCTGAACACGGGACCTGCCTTTTTACTGGGGATTGTGGTACTCGTAACTGGCTTCTGGCTGATCAAAGTGGTGTCGAGGTGGCTTACGAAACAGATGTACAGAAAGGACATTGATCCGTCGCTTACCCCTTTTCTGCTGAGCCTGAGCGTGACTGCCCTACGCGTGCTGCTGATCATATCCGTGATGCAGATCGTAGGTATACAAATGACCGTCTTTGCCGCATTAATCGGTGCTATCGGTGTAGCGGCGGGCCTTGCGCTTTCCGGTACGCTGCAAAATTTCACCAGCGGCATCCTCATTCTGATCCTCAAACCTTTCCACGTCGGCGACAACATCGTGGCACAGGGACAGGAAGGGACGGTAACGGCAATCAGGATATTTTATACCATCGTAACTACCTACGACAATCGGACGGTGGTGATCCCCAACAGCAAACTTTCCAATGAAGTGATCATCAACATCAGCGGGTCCGGTAACCGGCGCCTGGACGTTGAGCTGAAATTCGGTAATGCCATTGAGTTCAACACAGTGAGGACAACGATCAATAATGTACTGGATCATGCCCAAAATGCCCTTAAATTGCCCGAGAGACGCATCGGAATTTCAAGTATAGAGCCAGACGGCTACAAAGTGATGGTCAATGTCTGGCTCGATTCGCACGGATATATTGACACGAAAATGGAGATTCAGGAAAAAATAATGGAGAGCCTGAAATCGTCCGGATTGAAGCTTCCGGGTATGTAA
- a CDS encoding AI-2E family transporter, which yields MNTEYNNRIRQVFFLLIVVALAILLFKQLYSFFPGFLGALTLYILCRKYYFYLTIKRKWNKSATAILFMILFLSCIVAPVYFSLDMVYSKIDKIVREPHQVNDAIAKMSAKIKDWTGQDLLTEEATADIRKKAAGFIPAILNGSAMMLGNLLMILFLAFFMFTNGLPVEKKIREFLPLQPKNIDLLADETVGMVRANALGIPLISLFQGLVAMLGYWVFGIKDFVLLGLITGIFAFFPVIGTALIWIPLVIYLFSSGENGKAIGLLIYSAVVIGNIDYLARITFLKKVGDVHPVVTILGLIAGLKLFGFWGFIFGPLLISYLLLLIKIYKSEFSTK from the coding sequence ATGAATACAGAGTATAATAATCGCATAAGGCAGGTATTTTTCTTACTGATCGTGGTGGCGCTGGCTATCCTGCTTTTCAAGCAATTATATTCATTTTTTCCCGGCTTTTTAGGCGCGCTCACGCTTTACATTTTATGCCGAAAATACTATTTCTACCTCACTATCAAGCGAAAATGGAACAAGAGTGCAACCGCTATTTTGTTCATGATTTTGTTCCTGAGCTGCATTGTTGCACCCGTTTACTTTTCACTGGATATGGTTTATTCCAAGATTGACAAAATTGTAAGAGAACCACATCAGGTCAACGACGCGATTGCCAAAATGTCGGCCAAGATTAAGGATTGGACTGGCCAGGACCTGCTTACCGAAGAAGCCACGGCAGATATCCGTAAAAAAGCGGCGGGGTTCATTCCAGCCATTCTCAATGGTTCTGCAATGATGCTTGGAAATCTGCTAATGATCCTTTTTCTGGCCTTTTTCATGTTCACCAATGGTTTGCCGGTAGAAAAGAAAATCCGTGAATTTCTTCCCTTACAGCCTAAAAACATCGATCTCCTGGCAGATGAGACAGTTGGAATGGTCCGCGCAAATGCACTGGGCATACCGCTCATTTCGCTCTTTCAGGGCTTGGTAGCCATGCTGGGTTACTGGGTGTTCGGGATCAAAGATTTCGTATTACTGGGCCTGATCACCGGAATATTTGCCTTTTTTCCGGTGATCGGGACTGCATTGATATGGATTCCGCTGGTGATATACCTGTTTTCTTCGGGCGAGAACGGTAAGGCCATCGGGTTGCTGATTTACAGTGCCGTTGTGATTGGTAATATTGACTATCTGGCAAGAATCACCTTCCTTAAAAAGGTTGGCGACGTGCATCCTGTCGTCACTATTCTGGGACTGATCGCGGGTTTGAAACTATTCGGTTTCTGGGGCTTTATCTTCGGTCCGCTACTGATCAGTTATTTATTGTTGCTGATTAAGATTTATAAAAGCGAGTTTTCGACCAAGTGA
- a CDS encoding response regulator transcription factor produces the protein MKKILHVENHGIVRLAIRYLISEVESSFEFYEASSFGDAIQILEANPLDLLIMDVLIPQGDGFRMITRIREIQPDLPILVLTQLPEELYAIHYLKAGVSGFISKSASNNDIRDAIHAMMNVGGFMSKRTQRQLINNSFEKKGHSNPLETLSQRELEVMEMLLDSRWTKEIAQTLHITESSVSTYKARIFEKLKVVSMIELYIKVENIKNTGH, from the coding sequence TTGAAAAAAATATTACATGTTGAAAACCACGGCATTGTCCGGCTTGCCATAAGGTACCTGATCAGCGAAGTCGAAAGTTCTTTCGAGTTTTATGAAGCCTCCTCTTTCGGCGATGCAATTCAAATACTGGAAGCCAACCCGCTGGACCTGTTGATTATGGACGTTTTGATTCCTCAGGGAGACGGTTTCCGCATGATTACCAGGATCCGCGAAATCCAGCCGGACCTTCCGATCCTTGTGCTGACCCAGCTGCCCGAAGAACTTTATGCTATTCACTACCTCAAAGCCGGTGTCAGTGGTTTTATTTCCAAATCGGCCTCTAACAATGATATCCGCGATGCGATACATGCAATGATGAATGTAGGTGGCTTCATGAGCAAGCGCACTCAGAGGCAGCTGATCAATAACTCGTTCGAAAAAAAAGGCCACTCCAATCCACTGGAAACGCTTTCGCAGCGCGAGCTGGAAGTAATGGAAATGCTTCTTGACAGCCGTTGGACGAAGGAAATTGCCCAAACCCTGCACATTACCGAGAGCTCCGTGAGTACTTACAAGGCCAGGATCTTTGAAAAACTGAAAGTGGTTTCCATGATAGAGCTATACATTAAGGTCGAGAACATCAAGAATACGGGACATTAA
- a CDS encoding c-type cytochrome, translating to MLRKIMKWTGRVLLLLLLLVIGYYTKAYISVENRRQKVYTIKPLHLDIPTDSANIALGKRLVTVKGCDDCHGKDLGGRTIFEKEGMGRLVARNLTKGEGGLRPGFGTEDWIRAIRHGVQPDGKPLIYMPAGDYNQLSETDLKAIIAYCSQVPPVNRKHPDSEIGPGATIATDLGALSLFEAESIDHTLPPPPAQEEKVTAEFGKYVALVCTHCHQPNMKGKPEEDGTPDISSTGKSAKWTDEQFFRTLRTGKRPDGTALKAPMPWQMTSAFSDTEMRALRMYLRSI from the coding sequence ATGTTAAGAAAAATAATGAAATGGACGGGGCGTGTCCTGCTCCTGCTGTTGCTCCTTGTGATCGGTTACTATACCAAGGCCTACATTTCCGTCGAAAACAGACGTCAGAAAGTATACACTATCAAACCGCTCCACCTCGACATTCCCACCGACTCGGCGAATATCGCGCTTGGTAAAAGACTGGTAACGGTAAAGGGCTGCGACGATTGCCACGGAAAAGACCTGGGAGGCCGCACAATCTTCGAAAAGGAGGGAATGGGAAGGCTTGTTGCCAGAAATCTTACCAAAGGCGAGGGCGGACTACGTCCGGGATTCGGTACCGAAGACTGGATACGCGCCATTCGCCACGGTGTACAGCCCGATGGGAAACCGCTTATTTACATGCCAGCTGGTGATTATAACCAGCTCAGCGAGACCGATTTGAAGGCCATCATTGCATACTGCTCGCAAGTGCCGCCCGTAAATCGCAAACATCCTGATTCCGAAATCGGCCCCGGCGCGACCATAGCAACCGATCTGGGTGCGCTGAGCCTGTTTGAGGCGGAATCCATTGACCATACCTTACCACCTCCACCTGCACAGGAGGAAAAAGTAACGGCTGAATTTGGCAAATATGTAGCGCTGGTTTGCACACACTGTCACCAGCCCAATATGAAAGGAAAGCCTGAGGAAGACGGTACGCCGGATATTTCTTCAACAGGTAAAAGTGCAAAATGGACCGACGAGCAGTTTTTCCGGACATTACGCACCGGAAAGCGCCCGGACGGAACTGCGCTGAAAGCACCTATGCCCTGGCAAATGACCAGCGCATTCTCAGACACAGAAATGCGTGCACTCCGCATGTACCTGAGAAGCATATAG
- a CDS encoding helix-turn-helix domain-containing protein, giving the protein MINGYEFLKYQPEVYKQLTCKGMTFVYYDCPQAVKRVDIFTNFNILSFVIKGKKLLHRPGKSWLLEEGNCYFFKKGAFNQELYLDEGWRSMNLYIPDSYLRPLIKDYYKYYKGKSLISHPSDYIFELEVNEMTADFRQVMLSSFTQQPPADEELLEERFRELVYSILSNKRNHALVSYLNNLADRQKTSLFEVMETNYMYNLSLQEYAKIANRSLATFKREFKSLFYTTPSKWLINKRLEYAQLMLNTTKKNINDIMMECGFENSSHFSRVFKDKFGASPLNYRKEQVRSAAL; this is encoded by the coding sequence ATGATTAATGGATATGAATTTCTAAAATACCAGCCCGAGGTCTATAAGCAGCTGACTTGCAAAGGAATGACATTTGTTTATTATGACTGTCCGCAGGCTGTCAAGCGGGTAGATATTTTTACAAATTTCAATATTTTGTCCTTTGTGATCAAAGGTAAAAAACTCCTGCACCGTCCTGGCAAATCGTGGCTGCTGGAAGAGGGCAACTGCTATTTTTTCAAAAAAGGGGCTTTCAACCAGGAGCTATATCTGGATGAGGGCTGGCGATCGATGAACCTGTATATCCCTGACAGCTACCTGCGACCGCTGATTAAGGATTATTATAAATATTATAAGGGCAAATCGCTGATCAGCCATCCCAGCGACTATATTTTTGAACTGGAAGTCAACGAAATGACTGCCGACTTCCGGCAGGTGATGTTGTCTTCTTTTACACAGCAGCCTCCTGCGGACGAAGAATTGCTGGAAGAGCGGTTCCGTGAGCTGGTCTATTCCATACTGAGCAACAAGCGCAATCACGCGCTGGTTTCTTACCTGAATAACCTGGCCGACCGGCAGAAAACGTCACTGTTTGAAGTGATGGAGACGAATTATATGTACAATCTCTCGTTGCAAGAATACGCCAAGATTGCCAATCGAAGCCTGGCGACATTCAAGCGGGAGTTTAAGTCCCTGTTTTACACTACACCATCTAAGTGGCTTATTAACAAACGATTGGAATACGCCCAGCTCATGCTCAATACGACCAAGAAAAACATTAATGATATCATGATGGAATGTGGCTTCGAAAATAGTTCGCATTTCAGCAGGGTGTTCAAGGATAAATTCGGTGCCTCACCACTCAACTACCGGAAAGAACAGGTTCGATCAGCTGCTCTGTAA
- a CDS encoding FAD-binding oxidoreductase, with product METNAPVQSMPHFHGKVISPVDPDYETARKVYNGSINKFPALIIQCVDDEDVSKAVNYAAEHGLPLAVRGGGHNGAGLGVCDQGLVIDLSTMNTVKVNAEARTVRVGGGCRLGDVDVATHPFSLAVPSGINATTGIGGLALGGGLGHLTRQCGLTIDNLLEANVVLADGRVVTASADENSDLFWAIRGGGGNFGVITSFLFRAHPIGTVYGGPMFYNMKDTTEMMNWYQDFIKQAPDNINGFFAFHQIPPAPMFPEEHHLEIMCGVVWCYTGDLDEAESVFEPIRAFKKPDIDMVGLLPMPVMQSLFDDLFTPGMQWYWKGDFVKELTPEVIDIHISNANKIPNFFSGMHLYPVNGAASRVPKDATAWNYRDATWAMVIFGVDPEAANKDRISNFARNYWQELHPFSAGGSYVNFMMEEGAERVKATYGDHYDRLTKIKGKYDPNNLFCTNQNIKPV from the coding sequence ATGGAAACAAATGCCCCCGTTCAGTCCATGCCTCACTTTCACGGCAAAGTTATTTCTCCCGTGGATCCCGATTATGAGACCGCCAGAAAGGTTTACAATGGTTCGATCAATAAATTTCCGGCGTTGATCATTCAATGTGTTGACGACGAAGATGTCAGCAAAGCTGTTAATTACGCCGCGGAACACGGTCTTCCGCTGGCCGTGCGGGGTGGTGGACATAATGGAGCGGGCCTCGGCGTATGTGACCAAGGGTTAGTCATTGATTTGTCGACCATGAATACTGTTAAGGTCAATGCCGAAGCCCGTACCGTTCGGGTTGGAGGCGGATGCAGACTGGGTGACGTGGATGTGGCGACGCACCCGTTTTCACTGGCAGTACCGTCAGGAATCAATGCCACCACGGGCATTGGCGGCCTTGCACTGGGTGGCGGCCTCGGTCACCTTACCCGCCAATGTGGCCTCACCATCGATAACCTCCTGGAAGCAAATGTAGTACTGGCCGATGGCCGTGTAGTCACCGCATCGGCCGACGAAAATAGTGATCTGTTCTGGGCGATCCGCGGGGGTGGCGGCAACTTCGGGGTCATCACTTCCTTTTTATTTCGCGCCCACCCTATCGGCACGGTGTATGGAGGGCCCATGTTTTATAACATGAAAGACACAACTGAAATGATGAACTGGTACCAGGACTTCATTAAACAGGCCCCTGACAATATCAACGGCTTTTTTGCATTCCATCAGATCCCTCCCGCACCCATGTTCCCCGAGGAGCACCACCTTGAAATTATGTGCGGAGTGGTATGGTGCTACACCGGAGACCTGGATGAGGCCGAAAGCGTTTTCGAACCGATACGCGCCTTCAAAAAGCCGGACATTGACATGGTGGGACTACTACCTATGCCGGTGATGCAGAGCCTGTTCGACGATCTTTTCACACCGGGAATGCAATGGTACTGGAAGGGTGATTTTGTGAAAGAACTCACGCCTGAGGTCATTGATATACACATTAGTAACGCCAATAAAATCCCCAACTTCTTCTCAGGCATGCACCTATATCCTGTGAATGGGGCTGCTTCCCGCGTTCCCAAAGATGCCACCGCCTGGAATTACCGCGATGCAACCTGGGCAATGGTGATTTTTGGAGTCGACCCCGAGGCTGCAAATAAGGACAGGATCAGCAATTTTGCGAGAAATTACTGGCAGGAGTTGCACCCGTTTTCCGCAGGAGGCTCTTACGTTAATTTTATGATGGAAGAAGGAGCTGAACGTGTGAAAGCAACATATGGCGATCATTACGACCGGTTGACAAAAATCAAAGGCAAGTACGACCCTAATAACCTGTTCTGTACCAATCAGAACATTAAACCGGTCTGA
- a CDS encoding response regulator transcription factor, translating to MSTVLLIEDEPALGMIVSDSLGVRGFKVIHAGNGAEGLNLFREHQPDIVVADVMMPEMDGFTMAELIRKENPNIPIMFLTARSQTADVVRGFELGGNDYLKKPFSLDELIVRINALLRSKPAVQAVLPALFNIGRYRFDPSRQKLMLDGQEVLLSHREAELLRRLYEQRNQVLERSSVLTELWGDDSFFNGRSLDVFITRLRRYLREDAKIQIINIRGIGYKLII from the coding sequence ATGTCAACGGTTTTACTGATAGAGGATGAGCCTGCCCTGGGGATGATTGTAAGTGACAGTCTGGGTGTGCGTGGTTTCAAGGTCATTCATGCTGGGAATGGGGCAGAGGGCCTGAACCTCTTCCGGGAGCACCAGCCGGACATAGTAGTGGCCGATGTAATGATGCCGGAAATGGATGGATTTACGATGGCCGAACTGATCCGTAAGGAAAATCCGAACATACCTATTATGTTCCTGACAGCCCGCTCGCAGACCGCCGATGTGGTCCGGGGATTTGAACTGGGAGGAAATGACTATCTGAAAAAACCATTCAGCCTCGACGAATTGATCGTGAGAATCAATGCATTACTGCGCTCCAAGCCAGCAGTGCAGGCTGTTTTGCCCGCATTGTTCAACATTGGCCGGTACCGGTTTGACCCGTCCAGACAAAAACTGATGCTGGACGGACAGGAAGTCCTGCTTTCGCACCGGGAAGCGGAGTTGCTCAGGAGACTTTACGAGCAGCGCAATCAGGTGCTGGAACGCAGCAGCGTCCTGACTGAGCTTTGGGGAGACGACTCATTTTTTAATGGGCGTAGCCTGGACGTTTTTATCACAAGACTACGCCGGTACCTGCGGGAGGATGCCAAAATTCAAATCATTAACATCCGTGGCATTGGTTATAAACTCATCATTTAA
- a CDS encoding sensor histidine kinase — protein MNKRIRSIFWLMTACIVAINAFQGYWLWTTYLLNRQQFLTTVQDAWFQAMEGQQVASARQLFFQKDDKEVAVPGQKPRLLIRYKSQEVEQNRYFYHTEKDGLALRDLQTPGLPATNTPPLDLSADTLASRLSKRVMRGWAKNGRIDLKRFEKNYRAELKRRGIDVEFKLDSLVIKPEKREGFMVVFDSETYKSPDDGVLRTIPLPINPLRHLFVQASFLQPVPYLLQRMGWLLGSSVLLLILTTGCFMLMLTTILRQKKLAEVKNDFINNMTHELKTPISTVTAAIEALLHFGALKDPVKTNDYLTISQNNMHRLSDLVEKVLNLAVEEKQELELYPESINLSELVGTLVADHRVRAVKPVNFKLDIPEAATVSVDKVHFGNVLNNLIDNAINYSEEQVVVRMNYRQEQDGWQLAVADNGIGIPKVYHTVIFDRFFRVPTGNLHAVKGFGLGLAYVRQVVERHGGSIRVTSEPGKGSEFILKF, from the coding sequence ATGAACAAAAGGATACGGTCGATTTTCTGGTTGATGACTGCGTGCATCGTCGCAATCAACGCTTTTCAGGGCTATTGGCTCTGGACGACTTATCTTTTGAACCGCCAGCAGTTTTTAACGACCGTTCAGGATGCCTGGTTTCAAGCCATGGAGGGACAGCAGGTAGCGTCGGCAAGGCAACTTTTTTTCCAAAAAGATGACAAGGAAGTTGCGGTTCCGGGACAGAAACCCCGGCTGCTGATCAGGTACAAGTCGCAGGAAGTCGAGCAGAACAGATATTTTTATCATACCGAAAAAGATGGCCTCGCTCTGCGCGATTTACAAACACCCGGGTTGCCGGCCACAAACACACCGCCCCTGGACCTGTCAGCCGACACATTGGCTTCCAGGCTCTCGAAAAGGGTTATGCGCGGTTGGGCGAAAAATGGTCGTATTGATCTCAAAAGATTTGAAAAAAATTACCGGGCTGAGCTCAAACGTCGCGGGATCGATGTTGAATTCAAGCTGGATTCACTTGTCATTAAGCCGGAAAAAAGAGAAGGATTTATGGTGGTTTTTGACAGTGAGACTTACAAATCACCTGACGATGGCGTGCTGAGGACTATTCCGTTGCCGATCAATCCGCTGAGGCATTTGTTTGTCCAGGCTAGTTTTTTGCAGCCGGTACCTTATCTGTTACAAAGAATGGGGTGGCTGCTGGGCAGCTCGGTCCTGCTGCTGATCCTGACCACGGGTTGTTTTATGCTAATGCTGACTACGATTTTGAGACAGAAAAAATTGGCCGAAGTCAAAAATGATTTTATCAACAACATGACCCACGAGCTCAAAACGCCGATTTCGACCGTCACAGCAGCCATTGAAGCGCTGTTACATTTCGGTGCGTTGAAAGATCCTGTCAAAACGAATGACTACCTCACGATCTCGCAAAATAATATGCACCGACTGTCGGACCTCGTAGAAAAAGTATTGAATCTGGCCGTCGAAGAAAAACAGGAGCTCGAATTGTATCCTGAGTCAATCAACTTGTCGGAACTCGTCGGTACCCTCGTCGCTGACCATCGCGTGAGAGCAGTGAAGCCGGTCAATTTTAAACTGGATATTCCGGAAGCGGCGACGGTGTCGGTGGATAAAGTTCACTTTGGCAATGTGCTTAACAATCTGATCGACAACGCCATCAACTATTCCGAAGAGCAGGTGGTAGTGCGAATGAACTACCGGCAGGAGCAGGATGGCTGGCAACTCGCCGTGGCCGACAATGGCATTGGCATACCAAAAGTATACCATACCGTTATTTTCGACCGGTTTTTCAGGGTACCGACCGGTAATCTGCACGCCGTGAAGGGGTTTGGTCTCGGGCTGGCGTATGTGAGGCAGGTGGTGGAGCGGCACGGCGGAAGCATTCGCGTTACGAGTGAGCCGGGAAAAGGAAGTGAGTTTATTTTAAAATTCTGA
- a CDS encoding GLPGLI family protein, whose amino-acid sequence MKTYVILCLSMLLAATLPARSQSSGQISYEVTRKIDQSRLRFKINGEDVKVGDPNFPTDVPDSRTFGQKVLFAGNLVKENRDEQNMVKRMVVVEDRLSGGGPPRTTNMGNPFEEHIYVDLGTRKIITILIIGKEKEAKTYRSEKPLQPATGWQITDQTKKIAGHVCKKATVPFNKETYTVWFTTEIPVTYSPVHELTPETGLVLLIEGSQEQFRATKINTNAVDIKEVQPPSNAQNVTPEQLTDLRQKAMADFHQEMMNSGVVGGGGN is encoded by the coding sequence ATGAAAACGTATGTCATTTTATGCTTGTCAATGCTCCTGGCAGCGACACTTCCTGCTCGTTCACAGTCGTCAGGGCAGATTAGTTATGAGGTTACACGCAAGATAGATCAGAGCCGCCTGCGGTTTAAGATTAATGGGGAAGATGTGAAAGTGGGCGATCCTAATTTCCCGACGGATGTTCCCGATTCCCGTACTTTTGGCCAGAAGGTTTTGTTTGCAGGAAATTTGGTGAAAGAAAACCGCGACGAGCAAAACATGGTCAAACGCATGGTAGTTGTTGAGGACCGGCTTTCAGGAGGTGGCCCTCCGCGTACAACGAATATGGGCAACCCGTTTGAAGAACATATTTACGTGGACCTTGGCACACGAAAAATCATCACTATTCTCATCATTGGCAAAGAAAAAGAGGCCAAAACTTACAGATCAGAGAAGCCTCTGCAACCTGCAACCGGCTGGCAAATCACCGATCAGACTAAAAAAATAGCAGGACATGTATGTAAGAAAGCAACCGTCCCATTTAACAAGGAAACCTACACGGTCTGGTTCACAACAGAGATCCCTGTTACCTACTCGCCAGTGCACGAACTCACGCCGGAAACTGGACTGGTTCTGCTGATCGAAGGAAGCCAGGAACAGTTCCGGGCGACGAAAATCAATACTAATGCCGTGGATATAAAAGAGGTACAGCCTCCCTCAAACGCCCAAAACGTAACGCCCGAGCAACTAACTGACCTTCGCCAGAAAGCAATGGCTGATTTTCATCAGGAAATGATGAATTCAGGTGTAGTCGGCGGTGGAGGTAACTAA